In Trichoderma atroviride chromosome 2, complete sequence, one DNA window encodes the following:
- a CDS encoding uncharacterized protein (EggNog:ENOG41): MSEDDIDLAGPDAQGPGRVDRDRRAPRFSWTPAYETTFFRSLCESVQLGMRENSSFKAEAWERAAQALQEHHGAYPAKSHLINKSDNARKRFRLWRGLREDPDFLYSAQTRTVTATEEAWKAHIEVSFCPHACSPTPVC, encoded by the coding sequence ATGTCTGAAGACGACATCGACCTCGCCGGCCCGGACGCTCAAGGGCCCGGCCGCGTCGATCGCGACCGCCGGGCGCCGAGGTTCAGCTGGACGCCCGCCTACGAGACCACCTTCTTCCGCAGCCTGTGCGAGAGCGTGCAGCTGGGCATGCGGGAGaacagcagcttcaaggCCGAGGCGTGGGAGCGCGCCGCCCAGGCCCTGCAGGAGCATCACGGCGCCTACCCGGCCAAGAGCCACCTGATCAACAAGAGCGACAATGCCCGCAAGCGGTTCCGGCTGTGGCGAGGCCTGCGAGAGGACCCCGACTTTCTGTACAGCGCCCAGACGAGGACTGTGACGGCGACCGAGGAGGCATGGAAAGCGCACATCGAGGTTAGCTTTTGCCCACACGCCTGTTCGCCGACGCCGGTTTGCTGA
- a CDS encoding uncharacterized protein (EggNog:ENOG41) encodes MEVLYPDVVGSGGAPKRIMKPRRKTDGQPCDDTEMPGTGVLNLQADSTPLLVQDSADGQSQPPPSPQKSSQNQAPVALSSASGTQQRPTTAPSVPRNLTAGQATVLTPPEDSQPQSRKRPSPMASLQSVDFSSQASGPALSHSALPNSPEKRRRLSHRDDSASSASVPTPLLASSLPATGTKSTPDTRSRPETQAAHLQTIIEALDYFSKASRSRMWREEAVDLLFKDFADEDADLKINISENVLSDEHKAMVFCKMPLHLRQHWIKKLRGNKT; translated from the coding sequence ATGGAGGTGCTGTACCCGGACGTGGTTGGGTCCGGCGGTGCGCCCAAGAGGATCATGAAGCCCCGGCGGAAGACCGACGGCCAGCCTTGCGACGACACCGAGATGCCGGGCACCGGCGTCTTGAACCTGCAGGCCGACTCGACACCGCTCCTGGTACAAGACTCCGCCGATGGCCAGAGCCAACCACCGCCGTCGCCGCAGAAGAGCTCCCAGAATCAAGCCCCGGTAGCTCTCTCATCCGCATCAGGCACTCAGCAGCGTCCCACCACCGCGCCCTCTGTGCCACGCAACCTGACCGCTGGGCAGGCAACGGTTCTCACGCCTCCTGAAGACTCGCAGCCCCAAAGCCGAAAGCGACCCTCGCCCATGGCTTCGTTGCAGTCTGTCGACTTTTCCTCGCAAGCATCTGGACCGGCCCTATCACATTCCGCACTTCCAAACTCGCCAGAAAAGCGCCGTCGACTGTCCCATCGAGATGACAGTGCCTCGAGCGCAAGCGTGCCTACACCTCTAttagcctcttctctcccagccACGGGGACGAAATCGACCCCTGACACTCGATCCCGTCCGGAAACCCAGGCGGCCCATCTTCAGACGATTATAGAAGCGCTCGACTACTTTTCCAAGGCAAGCAGGTCGCGTATGTGGCGGGAAGAGGCCGTGGACTTGCTCTTCAAGGACTTTGCCGATGAGGATGCGGATCTGAAGATTAACATATCAGAGAATGTTTTGAGCGACGAGCACAAGGCCATGGTGTTTTGCAAGATGCCCCTGCATCTGCGGCAGCACTGGATCAAGAAGCTCCGTGGCAACAAGACATAA
- a CDS encoding uncharacterized protein (EggNog:ENOG41~TransMembrane:2 (i177-200o212-235i)) gives MRWHNCVRVKADAASFLILKVAAILPFYSEKELKSTSCELPPSPHFTTFHLKDRAFRIFHLPLQLINQTVNMSYADVAAQGARQSPEEAAAPQMPEIIPNESASTASLIDVDLPSVHTVHSDFLEQDIKTETQAERIRREEEAARANEASKRKAASKAKRADSWITRKFAQLSDGSVTAIAIANVAGVVGVSGFLGYRAWGLYERSRLDLKHIGVGVGVLAAVGAVEALLGRYLYRGRKD, from the exons ATGAGATGGCACAACTGCGTCCGCGTGAAGGCTGATGCAGCTAGTTT TCTGATACTTAAAGTCGCTGCCATCCTTCCTTTCTACTCCGAGAAAGAGCTAAAATCGACATCTTGTGAATTACCACCATCGCCACATTTCACCACTTTCCACCTAAAGGACCGCGCTTTTCgcattttccatcttcctcttcaattGATCAATCAAACCGTCAACA TGTCCTACGCCGACGTTGCTGCACAGGGTGCCAGGCAGAGCCCTGAAGAG GCCGCTGCCCCTCAAATGCCCGAAATCATCCCCAACGAGTCCGCCTCCACCGCGTCCCTCATCGACGTCGACCTGCCCAGCGTGCACACCGTCCACTCAGACTTCCTCGAGCAGGACATCAAGACCGAGACGCAGGCCGAGCGCATCCGCCGCGAGGAGGAAGCCGCGCGCGCCAACGAGGCCTCCAAGCGCAAGGCcgccagcaaggccaagaggGCCGACTCGTGGATCACGCGCAAGTTCGCGCAGCTCTCCGACGGCAGCGTCacggccattgccattgccaacgtCGCGGGCGTCGTGGGAGTTAGCGGCTTCCTGGGCTACCGCGCCTGGGGGCTGTATGAGAGGAGCAGGCTGGACCTGAAGCacattggcgttggcgtcggcgtgctggctgctgttggAGCCGTGGAGGCGTTGCTGGGTCGCTACCTGTACAGGGGCAGGAAAGACTAA
- a CDS encoding uncharacterized protein (EggNog:ENOG41) yields MLPLRSRSRLNTTMHSLRLRHARDEDVPAMAALDVAAFLDSPMHKAMFPKRLRIKPGIQDQLEWNILRMRRGLADANLHHLVVLADAPEEGEIIVGCAEWSAPAAGAGEYEEDEGKTAEEKAKDMELRLARLPPFLDKGALLDANDEVMELIEKSKEAFKGENRHNMWTLNSISVDGDYRGIGIGKMMTRWGMDRADEDKKGIWIISSSLGQQLYKSLGFKQVAEGSRLGEPQYLMLKFHEPKQEPAPEPDLVPELEPMVVPQPVPVLEPVPVPVPVSVPEAIPEPGLNGVSTTA; encoded by the exons aTGCTGCCTCTAAGATCCAGATCCCgcctcaacaccaccatGCACtccctccgcctccgccacgCCCGCGACGAAGACGtgcccgccatggccgcccTCGACGTCGCCGCCTTCCTCGACAGCCCCATGCACAAGGCCATGTTCCCCAAGCGCCTGCGCATCAAGCCCGGCATCCAGGACCAGCTGGAGTGGAACATCTTGCGGATGCGCAGGGGCCTGGCGGATGCGAATCTGCACCATCTCGTCGTGCTGGCCGACGCGCCCGAGGAAGGGGAGATTATCGTCGGATGCGCCGAGTGGTCGGCGCCGGCAGCGGGCGCGGGCGAGtacgaggaggacgagggcAAGACTGCGGAggagaaggccaaggacatggagttgaggctggcgaggctgCCGCCGTTTTTGGACAAGGGAGCCTTGCTGGATGCCAATGACGAAGTCATGGAGTTGATTGAAAAGTCCAAGGAGGCGTTCAAGGGGGAGAACCGGCACAACATGTGGA CCCTCAACTCCATCTCAGTAGACGGCGACTATCgaggcatcggcatcggcaagATGATGACACGATGGGGCATGGACAGGGCAGACGAAGACAAAAAGGGCATCTGGATCATCTCATCCTCCCTGGGCCAGCAGCTGTATAAGTCGCTGGGATTCAAGCAGGTTGCCGAGGGCTCAAGACTGGGCGAGCCGCAGTATCTCATGCTCAAATTTCACGAACCCAAGCAAGAGCCCGCGCCTGAGCCCGACCTTGTGCCCGAGCTGGAGCCCATGGTGGTTCCTCAGCCTGTGCCTGTTCTTGAACCCGTGCCGGTGCCGGTGCCTGTGTCTGTGCCTGAGGCTATACCCGAGCCTGGGCTAAATGGGGTGAGCACTACGGCGTAA
- a CDS encoding uncharacterized protein (BUSCO:EOG092D3RVC), with the protein MYRTALRNASRPAASTLRTAAIRTAPRRFASTAPADRSRSWKSSALRWGLAVAGVYYYNTSSVFADEVEAHALPIPAPYTENELPTVDALIDQKKRKDASPKAAEPAVAKTEAVKTDDKSEAPAQSAVGFGGSADALEEEASQEGAFNPETGEINWDCPCLGGMAHGPCGEEFKTAFSCFVYSTEEPKGMDCIDKFQGMQECFRQYPEIYGSELEDEEAEAEAGDAAAAAAPAAKAAPSEVPAAPVDEEDRQQLREAKLAQGRHSDAAETDNLPGVKLVESSVPRVASEQKEQK; encoded by the exons ATGTATCGTACAGCACTAAGAAACGCCTCACGGCCTGCTGCCAGCACTTTGcgcaccgccgccatccgGACGGCCCCTCGGCGATTTGCCTCAACTGCTCCTGCGGATAGATCTCGATCATGGAAGAGCTCTGCGCTTCGATGGGGTTTGGCGGTTGCCGGTGTCTACTACTATAACACAAGCTCCGTATTTGCGGATGAGGTCGAGG CTCACGCCCTGCCCATTCCCGCGCCATATACCGAAAACGAGCTGCCCACCGTCGATGCATTGATCGAccagaagaagcgaaaggatGCTAGCcccaaggctgccgagcCGGCTGTCGCCAAGACCGAGGCCGTCAAGACCGACGACAAGTCAGAAGCTCCCGCCCAGAGCGCTGTTGGCTTTGGCGGATCTGCCGATGCCCTAGAAGAGGAGGCCAGCCAGGAGGGAGCCTTCAACCCTGAAACTGGAGAGATCAACTGGGACTGCCCCTGCCTGGGTGGCATGGCGCATGGTCCTTGCGGAGAGGAGTTCAAGACTGCCTTTAGCTGCTTTGTCTACTCTACCGAGGAGCCAAAGGGCATGGACTGCATTGACAAGTTCCA GGGCATGCAAGAGTGTTTCCGACAGTACCCCGAAATCTACGGCTCCGAgcttgaagacgaagaggccgaggccgaggccggtgacgccgcagctgctgctgctcccgccgCAAAGGCTGCACCCTCCGAAGTCCCCGCCGCACCCGTTGATGAGGAAGACCGACAACAACTCCGAGAAGCCAAGCTTGCTCAGGGCCGCCACTCTGATGCCGCTGAGACGGACAACCTGCCTGGCGTCAAGCTGGTAGAGAGCTCAGTCCCTAGAGTGGCTAGCGAACAGAAGGAGCAGAAATGA
- a CDS encoding uncharacterized protein (TransMembrane:1 (i256-276o)), with translation MWPLRACLDECSSSLPALSCIGDTIALHAFVAAKMNVAYNTVLRQSKAIRSDLSNIQAKNPPTPAEIGSVSVSLTSFAKSLDEYHNLARQEIVPKKQEEALERVKKFREELSHFRGDLDGLKKAREDAQHNHNRSELLGRRPYNATPENPYANAPATATQSTFQPRHHSSNSTSMTTGAGDEFREAHAFREQNFFSNTNHALDDFIARGQAVLGDLGQQRETLKNTQKRLYGVANTLGISGDTIRMVERRAREDKWIFIAGVIVFFFFCWLVLHYLR, from the exons ATGTGGCCACTCAGAGCATGTCTTGATGAATGTAGCTCCAGCTTGCCAGCTCTCTCCTGCATAGGGGATACGATAGCTTTACATGCCTTTGTCGCCGCCAAGATG AACGTCGCATACAATACGGTGCTGCGGCAGAGCAAGGCCATCCGCAGTGACCTCTCCAACATCCAGGCCAAGAATCCACCCACGCCCGCCGAGATTGGCAGCGTCTCAGTGTCCCTGACATCATTCGCAAAGTCGCTCGACGAATACCACAACCTCGCGCGCCAGGAAATCGTCCCGAAGAAGCAAGAGGAGGCGCTTGAGCGGGTCAAGAAATTCCGCGAGGAGCTCTCCCACTTCCGCGGCGACCTCGATGGGCTGAAGAAGGCGCGAGAGGACGCGCAGCACAACCACAACCGATCAGAGCTGCTGGGGAGAAGACCGTACAATGCCACGCCAGAAAACCCATATGCCAATGCTCCCGCAACGGCGACGCAGTCCACCTTTCAGCCTCGGCACCACAGCTCAAACAGCACTTCGATGACGACTGGCGCTGGCGACGAGTTCCGCGAGGCGCATGCTTTCCGAGAACAAAACTTTTTCAGTAATACCAATCACGCCTTGGACGATTTCATCGCCAGAGGACAGGCTGTGCTGGGGGACTTGGGCCAGCAGCGAGAAACGCTGAAGAACACGCAGAAGCGGCTGTACGGCGTGGCCAATACCCTGGGCATTAGCGGCGATACAATTCGCATGGTCGAGCGCCGTGCCCGAGAGGACAAGTGGATATTCATCGCAGGAGTGattgtatttttctttttctgctggCTAGTTCTTCACTATTTACGGTAA
- a CDS encoding uncharacterized protein (EggNog:ENOG41~TransMembrane:12 (i51-71o86-106i118-139o151-169i176-194o206-226i290-313o325-346i381-400o406-426i447-465o471-493i)) codes for MSSSLEDTKSGSDSEKNRLSLELADAEKQPVPVVEAVPPPYSVFTTWQKRMLALGAASTAFFSPISAQIYLPALTQLSDELHVSSTQINLTITTYMIFQGITPMFLGSLADSGGRRPAYIICFVIYIGANIGLALAPSYGAILGLRCLQSAGSSTTVALCMAVVADIITSAERGQYVGFTVVPIVLAPALGPIIGGALSQTLGWRAIFWFLTIFAGVTLFLLAMFLPETCRHIVGDGSIYPPPLYRSGWQILRSRRNKDRKAPPAKNAFKFKPPNILGSLLMLLEKETGLLLGTSSLIFAGFYCIATAMPTLFANSYGYDEIKVGLMYLPLAFGSVLAAMIVGPGINWNYKRHCQKLGIPLDRSRQQDLSDFPIERVRLEIGLPLLGVSGLSLIGWGWAMNQVVHVSVPCIVSCLMGMGMIGFNNTSNTLLVDLHPGKAGTATAANNFTRCLVGAGASAAIVPLMNAIGVGWSFTMIGLIYIVCALPLCLIMARGIKWRAEKKAKEERKQKKKEETAP; via the coding sequence atgaGTTCTTCGCTAGAAGACACAAAAAGCGGCTCAGATTCGGAGAAGAATCGGCTCTCACTTGAACTCGCCGATGCGGAGAAACAGCCTGTACCGGTTGTAGAGGCGGTACCACCTCCGTACTCGGTATTCACAACATGGCAGAAACGAATGTTGGCTCTTGGAGCCGCCTCCACGGCTTTTTTCTCACCTATATCAGCTCAGATCTACCTACCGGCGTTGACACAGCTATCGGATGAGCTCCATGTTTCTAGCACCCAAATTAATCTTACCATTACGACTTATATGATCTTTCAGGGCATTACTCCCATGTTCTTGGGGTCTTTGGCGGACAGTGGCGGAAGACGGCCGGCCTATATCATCTGTTTCGTGATATACATTGGCGCCAACATTGGTCTTGCTCTCGCTCCCAGCTACGGAGCTATTCTTGGCCTTCGATGTCTCCAGTCTGCTGGTTCAAGCACCACCGTGGCACTGTGCATGGCTGTCGTGGCAGATATCATCACGTCCGCCGAGCGAGGCCAATACGTCGGCTTTACTGTCGTGCCTATAGTTCTCGCCCCGGCGCTCGGCCCCATCATTGGAGGTGCCCTCTCTCAGACACTCGGATGGAGGGCCATCTTTTGGTTCCTGACTATATTCGCGGGAGTgactcttttccttcttgccATGTTTCTGCCCGAGACTTGCCGTCACATCGTCGGAGATGGCTCAATCTACCCACCACCACTTTACAGATCAGGGTGGCAGATCTTAAGATCACGGCGGAACAAGGATCGCAAAGCTCCTCCGGCCAAAAATGCCTTCAAATTCAAACCACCCAATATCCTAGGCTCTCTACTCATGCTACTGGAGAAGGAGACTGGGCTCCTCCTTGGCACCAGCAGTCTCATTTTCGCCGGCTTTTACTGCATTGCCACTGCGATGCCCACTCTATTTGCAAACTCGTATGGATATGACGAGATCAAAGTAGGATTGATGTACTTGCCATTGGCATTTGGCTCAGTCCTTGCCGCCATGATTGTCGGTCCCGGAATCAACTGGAACTATAAACGACACTGCCAGAAGCTGGGCATCCCTCTCGACCGCAGCCGCCAACAAGATCTTTCCGACTTTCCCATTGAACGTGTGCGACTGGAGATTGGACTCCCACTGCTTGGCGTCAGCGGTCTTTCTCTCATCGGCTGGGGTTGGGCCATGAACCAAGTGGTCCACGTTTCAGTTCCCTGCATCGTCAGCTGTCtgatgggcatgggcatgatTGGCTTCAACAACACGTCCAACACGTTGCTCGTCGACCTCCACCCTGGAAAGGCCGGTACTGCTACCGCTGCGAACAACTTCACTCGATGCCtggttggagctggagccagTGCGGCTATTGTTCCTCTGATGAATGCCATTGGCGTGGGCTGGTCCTTTACGATGATTGGCCTCATATATATAGTGTGCGCTTTGCCATTGTGTCTGATCATGGCGAGAGGCATCAAGTGGCGAGCtgaaaagaaggcaaaagaggagcgcaagcagaagaagaaggaagaaactgctccatga
- a CDS encoding uncharacterized protein (EggNog:ENOG41~TransMembrane:1 (o6-30i)), whose product MGSGLIWSAAGVLGYGICLLLLSIASVALYRLFLHPLAQVPGPKLAAISNVWHAYHARNGGMFELACTLHQKYGEVVRVGPDELWFTSMEAFDKIYSSTKGYEKSDFYLATSLIMPKIDYFLRPHFVDSLDLLSERDMKRYRLQRRLIGRVYQTANVTKFEAAVDDVIKQVITRLKALDGAELDLKEWMHIIAVECLGASVLSWSPGLLKAGTDWGSSGHSYLAWRRKSVMGLFPTMTKLTMCTNLFEWVFRDVWNLKYTAPPNFRSFFPDVGKRISRRIKTALNPNAGKDRRVDLMADLVQLHKDRPEFTEVYLRKMGMTNFGAGHDTMASTLTAIFTMIGTHGDVQKKVTEEIRSAKDPLSYAGAVQLQYTRAASREAMRLHPALTMSLSRRVPDNGLHVHGHFIPGGTTVGCNPAALHRNANIVTGSDPEAYSPDRWLSGDALDVRLMERYSLNWGGGPRTCPGKNLAEMVVYKVVSALFERFDVEVVAPAQIGQPSYYMSMITGAKARFLPVAPLMAEEGSKRTG is encoded by the exons ATGGGATCCGGGTTAATATGGAGTGCCGCTGGCGTTCTAGGCTATGGCatttgtttgctgctgctgagcatCGCATCAGTTGCTTTGTATAGGCTGTTTCTCCATCCTCTCGCACAGGTGCCGGGCCCAAAATTAGCTGCTATTTCTAATGTATGGCATGCATATCATGCTCGAAATGGTGGCATGTTCGAATTGGCATGCACACTCCACCAGAAGTATGGCGAAGTAGTGCGAGTTGGCCCCGATGAACTTTGGTTCACTAGCATGGAGGCTTTTGACAAGATCTACA GTAGCACCAAAGGATACGAAAAGAGTGACTTTTATT TGGCAACCAGCTTAATCATGCCAAAAATAGATTACTTTTTGCGTCCTCATTTTGTCGACAGCTTGGATCTACTGTCCGAGAGGGACATGAAGCGCTATCGCCTCCAAAGACGGCTAATTGGGCGAGTCTACCAAACAGCCAATGTGACCAAGTTTGAAGCAGCAGTCGACGATGTTATCAAGCAAGTCATTACGCGGCTGAAGGCTTTGGATGGCGCGGAACTAGACTTGAAGGAGTGGATGCACATCATTGCCGTCGAGTGTCTTGGTGCTTCTGTTTTATCTTGGTCTCCGGGACTGCTCAAAGCTGGAACTGACTGGGGATCAAGCGGTCACAGCTATCTTgcttggagaaggaagagtgTCATGGGTCTGTTTCCGACCATGACCAAATTGACCATGTGTACAAACCTATTCGAATGGGTTTTCAGAGATGTCTGGAACTTGAAGTACACTGCTCCACCCAATTTTCGATCATTCTTTCCT GACGTGGGAAAGCGTATATCTCGGAGGATCAAGACTGCGTTGAACCCAAATGCTGGTAAAGATCGCCGGGTAGATTTAATGGCAGACCTCGTTCAACTCCACAAAGATAGGCCTGAATTCACAGAGGTCTATCTTCGAAAAATGGGAATGACCAATTTTGGCGCGGGCCACGACACGATGGCTTCGACACTGACAGCCATTTTCACAATGATTGGAACACACGGCGACGTACAGAAGAAAGTAACAGAAGAAATCCGGAGCGCCAAGGATCCATTATCATATGCGGGCGCAGTTCAGTTGCAGTATACGCGCGCAGCTTCTAGAGAGGCCATGCGCCTTCACCCAGCCTTGACAATGTCACTCTCTCGTCGAGTTCCTGATAACGGCCTGCATGTCCACGGGCACTTCATCCCAGGAGGCACGACAGTCGGGTGCAACCCAGCGGCGTTGCATCGAAATGCAAACATTGTGACAGGCTCAGACCCAGAGGCCTACAGCCCGGACCGATGGCTCAGTGGCGACGCTCTTGACGTGCGCCTCATGGAACGCTACAGCCTCAACTGGGGCGGTGGCCCAAGGACTTGTCCGGGCAAGAACTTGGCCGAGATGGTGGTGTACAAAGTCGTATCAGCCCTATTCGAACGATTCGACGTAGAGGTGGTGGCACCGGCGCAGATTGGGCAACCGTCGTACTACATGTCGATGATCACAGGCGCAAAGGCCCGATTCTTGCCCGTCGCTCCACTGATGGCCGAGGAAGGCTCTAAAAGAACTGGTTAA